The genomic window ACCAAGTCACTTATTCAATGTCATTTGTGgttaacaagattttttttttaaaacaaaacaaggtTATCTCATGGGAGTCAAACActcttttagttttaattttggcGGCTAGAAGAATCAGTTTTTACACAAACTATATTCAGAGGCCTGTGGAATTTAGCTTTCTCaaaagggaggtggtggtggtgaccaCAGAGATTGGGGAGCACATGTATAGCAACTTGATATTTTTGGATTCAAAAATTCATTTGATGTAAGCTTAAATAGAATCCATGCTTATAAAAGGTCCCTCTCAGTAGGCTAAGCTATTTGTTTTGTCGATGTTGGGAGTCAAGAGGTCCCTGAATTATTAAAAACTGTTCAAGAAACAAAATCTTGGTGTTATAGCCCACATGAGTCCAGAGCCCACTGCACAGGGCATTCATACTAGCAGTGGCCAGCATCAGTTGTGTTAAGGAAAAGGCCACAGTAGGGGACACGGAAGAAAGAGGCCACAGAATTATCCTAGCATAgaaaatctttccttccttcagagATTAGTTCCAAATGGGCAGCAAAATCACCTAGGAACTTGGCTTAGAGAATATCTGCTCCTTTGGGATGCTTTAAAATAAACCAACACTGAGAAAACGTTCTAGATAGATCTGCATAGCTTCTGGAGAACTGTCCTGACTGTTTCTGTCAAAAGAGGATTGTAAAATACTGGAAACTCTCATAATGAAGTTAAAGCCCACTGATTTATATGGTAGGTcagagatttagatctggaaCCTTAGAAGTCCTCTCTTACAACctcctaatttttcagatgaagtattGAGGTCAGAGAAGGTGAACAATTTCCTCAATTTCACATTAGGAGTAACAGAGCCTGGACTCACATTCAGATCTTTTGAATACAAAATGAGCAGTTTCTACCATTCCACACTGCTTCCTATAAGAGGAGACAATCAGATTGAATGGAATTTCCTTTGTGTAAATACTtgactatgtatgtatacatgtatgagtGAATTTGTATTAATCTGTACCAAGGCAGCTCTGCAGCTctgtgcctggagtcaaaaagactcattttcctgagttcaaatctagccttagtcACTTATAAGCTACTCATAgtatgaaaaattgctctaaatcactattgattagacagatgcaaatcaaaacaactctgaggtactacaccACACTTCtcagattggctaccatgacaaaacaggaaaatgataaatgttggagaagatgtgggagagttggaacagtaattgattgtaggtggagttgtgagctgatccaaccattctggaaagcaatttggaaatatgcccgaaggactacaaaaatgtgtataccctttgacccagcaatatagctactaggtctgtataccaaagagttcataaaaatggtaaaaggactcacatgtacaaaaatatttatagcagctctttctgtagtggccaagcactggaaattgaggagatgcctatccattggggaatggctgagcaagttgtggtatatgaatgtaatggaatactattatgctgtaagaaatgatgaacaggcagacttcagaaaaatctggaaagacttaatgttaactgatgctgagtgaaatgaacagaaccaagagaacattatacacagtatgCAAGGCcggtttttgatagacttagcccttcactaCAGTGCAAAGACCTAAAAGatttccaaaaggctcatgatgccACAAgccatctatatccagagaaagaaccatggagtcagaatgaagaatgaagcagactattttctcttttgttatgttttgtttttctcattgtttctcccattcattttaattgcatgcaacatgaccaatgtgaaaatgtgtttaataagaatgtatgtatagagcccatataagattgcatgccatgtaggggaggaagggggagaaaatttgaaactcatggaagtgattgttgaaaactgaaaacaaataaattaatttgggaaaaaattaagaaaaaattctaAACTTTTGAAGCTgagtataaaaaaaattttttttgactcCTTCAAGTCATAAGATCATTTCCTGCTCCAGGACCCTTCCCCTTGGTAGGAGCTTTCCTAAAGGGGAGAAAACTTAAGAGTAGTCATTTTGGTTTACCTTGTTTAGTGCATTTGGCATGTCCATTAGAAGTTGTGTTAATCAAATCATATTTGAAATACATAAGAGAAATTTATAGGACCTTTGTAGTATATTCTTTCATAAAGCAAAACCTCCTTTTATGCATTCATTTAATAGATAAATTCTCTTGTTAATGCAAATAATTGTGTCCTTATTGTTCAGTTGGGTCTTTTTTGTTTTACATAAACATTTTGTATATTTCGTTTAGCTAATCAGGACACCTCTGTAGTTCAAATAATGAgatctttttgtcattttgttatCGTTGGTAGATTTTTTTGAGACTTCCTATACAATCTCATAATCAAAATTGTCACAGAGATTTGATCTCAAAATATGGCACTCACAATTGAAGAGGAGAGGAACTTGTCCTCCAAAGTCCTGAAATTAGACTTCCATTAATGCCTCAGTTAGGCCAGAAATGTGGCTTGCAGTGATCCTTCCTAGGTCCCTTCTTGTTAGATTCAGCCCATTCTTCTAAGCTCTTGAAGGCATTTTGGATCCTTGTTCTTTCGTCCAACCTGAATGGAAGGGGTTAAATAACTAGCTCACCAGGGACTAAAGTCACCAACGTGGAGTGTGAAGAATCAGTGTCTTTTTACCTTTGGAAGAACTTTCCAAATGTTTGTTGCCTAAAGCGATTACTGACCCCAGAAGGGCCTCTTTGAAAGCCCATCTGGGTAAGAGAGCCTATCGAGGGGAACTGAATGAAAGCAGTTGTGGTTACTTCTGCAATCAAGGCCACAGCCCCTGAGCTACCTGGCTTTTTTAGCATGTGAGTGACCCAGAGGAGACATGATGTCAGTCTATGTTGGGAAACAGCTGTTTCAGAACTTCTTGTCCTCTGGTGGACTTCTTGTCCTCTGGTGAGGAGGCTTCACTGAAAGCATTTAAAGGGCACAGAACAGGGAGCAATTGgaaaagtttcttttatttttttctataaagttTTCTGCtatttcatttcagtcatttctggaaaAAGACTTTTTTCCTTCACCCTCCAAATTTAATCCTCCTTTATACCAAAGAAGTACTTGCACAACAGTATCCATGATAGTGTCTTTATGTGACAGTTCATAAAACATTCTCCTCTAGTGGTCTCCATCTTTTCTGCTATCAGAAGTGGTaattgtttaaattttattttaaatttactgaataaaacaaatatttccatccTACAGTAAGAtagaaaagatgattgtacattgtacatgaaactacaaatgtgctatgtacaacttgttattcctttcaaatatacaataaaattatcatgtaaaattcctttttttcttcccattctgtTTCTACATTAGAGATGGCTTGCATTGGACACATataggtttgtgtgtgtgtgtgtgtgtgtgtgtgtgtgtgtgtgtatttattctatgcatacttcaatttatcagttcttcctctggatgcagaGAGCATCTTTCTTGTCTACATGTCCTTTAtcattaatttgggtatttgtaatagaTAAAGTAACATATTCACTCAAAgtagttcttaaaacaatattattgttactgtatacagtgttctcttggttctgcttattttttggtcattatttcatggaagtctatctctgtttttctgaaatcatagctcatcatttcttatatcacaatagtattccatcccaatcataccacaacttattcagccattccctcatTGATGTACATTcctgcagtttccagttctttaccaccaggagctgctataaacatttcacaaaatatagattctttttctttatccctAATTATCTTTGGAGATGTAGTGACATTGCTAGGTCAGAAGGTGTAGGTAGTTTAagactctttgggcataatttttcagcatttttttgtcacCAGATTGCTcaccaaaatggctggatcattTTTTGATTGCACCAATAACAAAATGGAGTTTTTTCCATCTCCCCTCCAAAGTTTGTCACTTTGCCCTTCTATTGTTATGGCCAATCTGGGAGGTGTAAAATGAtgcctcaaggttgttttaattgacatttttctaatcagtaatgatttagagtattttttatgtgattgaattgttttgatttcttcatcggAAAATAGTAACTGTTCACTAAAGGGCAAGTCTTCACAAAGACATataggttgcttgagatgtaGAATTGTGAGAACTTAAATCAGTCCTTTTGCATCTGCCTGGGTTTCTGGTTAGAATAACCTTAGttcttagttaagggtctctaaacaggaggaagagatgttctggtttcccagccatgcagggctattTTCAAAGAGTGGGGGAGTTACTTTCAAACACTTCAATAAGGTTTTCTCCTTATCCCACAAGTGAATAAATTTTCTCACAAAGCAGAATCTATAGAATTGAACCTATAATTGCACAGAAAAAGAATTAAGCTATCTCTAGACTTCAATGAAAAAATGGAGTTAATGTGATTGACTCAACTGCCTCCATTCCGTCAATCTACTGGCAAGCAGTTTACATTTGAACTGAATAACACTTAGTGGTACAACTGGGTAAGCACAAATGTTTTGGGTATTTCAGGAATCACtgacattcaaggatgtggctgtggaATTCACCCAAGAGGAGTGGGTACAATtgaacccatctcagaaaaagttgTACAGGCATGTAATGCTGGAGAACTATAGGAACTTGGTGTCTTTGGGTAAGAACAGCTACTCCTTTGAAGTCTTGATGTATACTGTGAAAATTTTCAGGATCTTAAGTTATTCTTTCGCATACAATAGTAAACTATTCCTGATGTTTTTGTAGCCAAGAGACAGGTTACTTGTGCTGCCTGTTTCCAGGAAAAATGGTCTTAGCTTAGTAAGTCTGGAAATGGACTTCTTGATTTCTTGTTATCCAGGAGAATGTACTTCCCCGTCTCTGTTGCTTCAAAtccaagattttctttttaatcgtAGTGTAGGTTTCATCACACACTGTGTTCCTACTACCTCATCAAGGAGTAAGTCAATTGAACTATTTTTCCCTAGGTCCTATTCGGTAATCCATTTTGCCATAATGTAGAATGTCTTTTGGAGGTCCTTTCTATTTTGCTTAAGGTCTTCCTAGCACGCCTGCTGTTTTTTCCCAAAGAGGGCTTAAACTAGTTCTGAATTCTTTTATTAAGTTTTGgggttgcttttttaaaaatgtaatttctccGCTCTCTGAcacctgaaaaggaaaaaagaactcaACTTCTCCCTCCACGCAGCACATTGAGACTCACATGTTTGAAAAACAAAAGTCTCAGACAAAATCAGCTAACGTAATGCTCTTGGTGGTATAAGATATATATTCAGGGCCCTTCTTCCCCGACATTTctactcagagttggaaggaatattgCATTTCTCTGTTCTATGATGGAACTCTGAGATGACTCcctagcattttttcattttcaatgaacAGGATTTGCAGTTTCCAAACCAGATGTGATCTCCCAATTGGAAAGAAAGGGAACATCTTGGCTGCCAGAGTCAGACATTCCCAGAAGCAGCTGTCCAGGTGACTATAAAAACCAAGCAGATGGGTCATTGCGAAGTAGGGATCTCTTGGTCATTTTGGGTCAAAGCTCTTGGAAAATGTTGAACAAAATGGCCTATCAAAGCTTCTCAGGCCTGTGGGGAGGAGCTGAGACTTTCAAACTTCTTTTTGTACATCAAGAAGTTACTTTTTTTACTTGTCTCTTTTCTGAAATGTACCTCCACTCTCAAAGAATGTTCTTTCCTTAGTAGAGGGCAGTTATTTCTCTTCTGTCCCTTGAAGATTATGTTCTTGTAAGTAGGGATTTTCGTGCTTCACTTGCATGAATTCATTCTCCCTTTTAAAATAAGCATATTACTGAAGACATTAAGTAATGTGCTCTTTTTGCTTCTTAGTTCTCttattatattttcctttgttttgcttttatgatTGTGTTGCTTTACTGCTAttacttttgaaaatatttactCCAAAACTCATTCCCTTCATTCTGTCATGTTATGTGTCATCCTGTTTTTTTCGTTATGCTTTGAAATTATGTGTACAAGGGCACATTACTCTGTTCATATAACAGGACTTGTGTAGCCAGGACCCCATTATTAGACCTATAGGTTTTcaatattttcctattttacaaaaAGCTGTTGTGAAAATTTTCCTGAGGCTGCTTTGTTTGCTTTCAGTAAGATATCGATGAAGCAGACCTCGTCCTGGAGTGACTGGGTGAAAGGATATGGACGGTTTTGTCGTTCTAGCTGATGTTGCTGTTTCTTTTCAGAAAAAGAGCAGcagcttaataagtatttatttcaaCAGAATTGCCAGAGTTTATCATGTAAAAGTATCTTTGCTAATTTGATGGCTATTTATTGCTCCCTCCacatgttttcatttttacttctttgATTACTAGAGTTTTGAGTAATATTTCAGGTGCTTCTTAATAATTGTTCTTGGCCAAAACACCTGTATGTCTTACTCttaaaaatttcagtcagttccTTACAAAGTAAATATGTTGGATTTTTAGAGGAAACTTATGGCAGCAATTGTCAAATTTTTCACCTCCTATTTCTTTATTTGGTTTATTTCatgtatctctttctcttcttcactcTAAACTCTATTCTCTGTTTTCATACTGTTTGGTCTTTTCTGATTTTCACCTCAGACGGTAAGGATGCATTTACAATTTCTTAaagtcatctttctttttctgaacagtattattttattcaaatttcAGCCAGTTAAAGTACAGTAAGAGTACACATTCAGGTAATTTCATCCTCAAATTATTTACACATGTTATTTTTGAGTCATCAAGTAAGATAAATTGATTCTTGGTGAAAGACTAGTGAGACTAACCTTTTCAAGGGAGAAGGCGAGAGAACAGCTCTAAAACCTTGAGCAACTAAGACTCTTGGGAAAGGGTAAAAAAGGCAGGCTTaatggaccttttattcttcctttcagagaggagagaatttatTGGAGATAAACCTTCTCAATATAGTGATTGTGAGAAGGCCTTCAGATGTAGTACACAACttgaactggatcacagaattcaTAGTGAAGGGAATCCTTATGAGTGTAgagaatgtggaaaggccttcttCAGAAAGCAAGATCTTACTGTGCATCataaaattcatactggagagaaaccttctgaatgtaatgaatgtggaaaggccttcaggaGCAAGAGCCTCCTTGCTATGCATCAGAGGATGCatactggaaagaaaccttatgaatgtagtgaatgtggtaAGACCTTCAGGGATAAGACACAGCTTACAGTGCATcacagaattcatactggagagaaaccttatgaatgcagtGAATGCAAGAAGGCCTTCAGGAGTAAGACATACCTTACAGTGCATCACAGAGTTCATACtgaagagaaaccttatgaatgtactgaatgtggaaaagccttcagatATAAGACGCAGCTTACAACACATCACAGAATTCATAGtgaagagaaaccttatgaatgtactgaatgtgggaaggccttcaggaGTAAATCACAACTTAGaatgcatcagagaattcatactggaaaCATTCTTTATGAATGTAAGGAGTGTGGGAAGGCTTTTCTCTTCAACTCAGAACTTACtcgacatcagagaattcatactggagagaagccttatggtTGTattgaatgtggaaaggccttcttCAGAAAGCTAGAGCTTACTGTCCATcatagaattcatactggagagaaaccttatgaatgtagtaagtgtggaaaggccttcaggaGGAAGGACCATCTTATTggtcatcagagaattcatactgggggCACTTATAATGAATATAAGGAGTGCAAGAAAAGTTTCCTCTACAACTCAGATCTTACTGTACATCAAAAAATTCATACTGAAGAAAACCCTTATCAATGCAGTGAATGTGGAAGGGCCTTCAGGGATAAGACAGAACTTACACTGCATCAcagaactcatactggagagaaaccttatgaatgttgtaaatgtggaaaggccttcaggaGGAAGTCACATCTTACTgctcatcagagaattcatactggagagaagtgttataaatgtaaggaatgtgggaagGGTTTTATCTACAACTCAGAACTTGTTgtacatcaaagaattcatactggagagaaaccttatgaatgtagtgaatgtagGAAGGCCTTCAGGAGCAAGAAGTTCCTAGCtctgcatcagagaattcatactggagaaaaatcttatgaatgtagtgaatgtgggaaggccttcaggaCTTGGTCACAACTTAAagtgcatcagagaattcatactcaATAGAAACTTGTGAGTGTATGGATTGTATGAAAGCTTTTCTGTGGAACTCAGATCTAATTCAACAGTGAAGAATGCATACTGGAGAAAaatcatatgaatgtaataaatgttgaaagaccTTCAGGTGTAAGACACTTTACTGTACAAAAAGAATGAATACTGGAGAGAAATCATATGAAcataatgaatgtggaaaggcctacAAGAGGAAAGACCATCTAACTgcgcatcagagaattcataataaataataaatgtaaggAGTATGGGAAAACTTTCTTCTACAACTCAGATCTTAGCATCAAAAAATCCATATtgaagagaaaccttatgaatttaatgaatgtgggaagaccttcAGAGTGAGGATACAACTTAACACCAAAGAATTTATTCATGAGAGAAACCTTAAGAGTATAGTGCATGCAGGATGGCCTTTAGATAGAGGACATTACTTCAGTTAATTCATCCTTGTGATATTCCTCATGAATGTGAGAAGTATGGGAAGGCCTTCTGCAATTTATATCTTATTACAATGTTCTATGTGTAATTTACGTTGGAGAAAATTCATGTTGGAGAAAAACCTTACGTATGTAGTGAATGTGAGAAGGCCTTCAGGAAGAAGACACATCTTACTGTGTATCAGAGAATTCATTCTAGAGAAATTCTTTATGAATGTGAGtagtgtgggaaggccttcccTTCCAAGTCAGATCTTTATCCACTTCAAATAATTCATATCTTCTGAATGTAAGGTACAAGGGAAGATCTTCCACCTGAATGCATCTTTTACTCAATGTTAGAGAACACTCATACTGGAAAGAGACTTTTTGAATGCAGTGACTATGGGAAGACTTTCAGCCTCAAGACTTAACTTGTTCAACATCAAAGAATTCTGATGAGAAACCTTTGAGTTTAGACTAAGGACACTATGTGTATCAGAGTATTCCTGCAGGAGTGATTCTTCATGATTGTAAGGAATGTGCGAAGATTTCCCTAGCTGACTAGATTGTTGTTCCGAGTCCCTAGATGCAGTTCAGAGATTCCTTATTTAGGCACCATGGGAGGAGATGTCCTTCCCCTCTGTAGAGGCCTGTAAAGGAGTAAAGATTTAATATTATCCTCCTCTAGACCTTTAGGGAAGGAGAGCTTGTGCTGGCTGAGGCAAAGGTTACTGAATGAATGGTGGTGTTGGGAGAACCTTAGTTTATTAACTTTCATCCCTAGGCATATTGCATGCAAGATACTTTGGGGTGACCCCTTGGCCATGAGATGAGCCTGAGCCTAATGTGTGATGAATAATTGTTGGTGTTTGAGAAGTAATATTTCATAATCTGAATTGTGCTCCTGATGTTGCTGGTGCTGCTTCTCCTTTTCGTTTGGGTAGCCATTGTGTAGTGTAAAGATTTGGAATCACCTTAATTAAAGCATCATAAGTTCCTGTGGCAGATGTTGATGAATTGTGCTCTGAATTGAAGTTCAGGTAAACAGCAGGATTAACTATGACCTCATGGTAGCCAAATGCCTTGTCATCTAGTTGCTGACACACATGAAAAGATGAATAAGATTCTCATTATGGTTAAGGAATATAAACAGGAGTTTtcagtgaagaaatcaaagtgatCAGTAATAacgatcactattgattagagaaatgaaaacatct from Notamacropus eugenii isolate mMacEug1 chromosome 1, mMacEug1.pri_v2, whole genome shotgun sequence includes these protein-coding regions:
- the LOC140522263 gene encoding uncharacterized protein, with amino-acid sequence MAPVLRPRPRKESLTFKDVAVEFTQEEWVQLNPSQKKLYRHVMLENYRNLVSLGFAVSKPDVISQLERKGTSWLPESDIPRSSCPERREFIGDKPSQYSDCEKAFRCSTQLELDHRIHSEGNPYECRECGKAFFRKQDLTVHHKIHTGEKPSECNECGKAFRSKSLLAMHQRMHTGKKPYECSECGKTFRDKTQLTVHHRIHTGEKPYECSECKKAFRSKTYLTVHHRVHTEEKPYECTECGKAFRYKTQLTTHHRIHSEEKPYECTECGKAFRSKSQLRMHQRIHTGNILYECKECGKAFLFNSELTRHQRIHTGEKPYGCIECGKAFFRKLELTVHHRIHTGEKPYECSKCGKAFRRKDHLIGHQRIHTGGTYNEYKECKKSFLYNSDLTVHQKIHTEENPYQCSECGRAFRDKTELTLHHRTHTGEKPYECCKCGKAFRRKSHLTAHQRIHTGEKCYKCKECGKGFIYNSELVVHQRIHTGEKPYECSECRKAFRSKKFLALHQRIHTGEKSYECSECGKAFRTWSQLKVHQRIHTQ